A DNA window from Rhinolophus sinicus isolate RSC01 linkage group LG10, ASM3656204v1, whole genome shotgun sequence contains the following coding sequences:
- the SS18L2 gene encoding SS18-like protein 2, whose translation MSVAFVPDWLRGKAQVNQETIQQLLEENDQLIRCIVEYQNKGRANECVQYQHVLHRNLIYLATIADANPTSPSKVME comes from the exons ATGTCGGTGGCGTTCGTACCAGACTGGCTGAGAGGCAAGGCGCAAGTCAATCAGGAGACCATCCAGCAG CTCCTGGAGGAGAATGACCAGCTGATCCGCTGTATCGTGGAGTATCAGAACAAAGGCCGGGCGAATGAGTGCGTCCA GTACCAACATGTGTTACATAGAAATCTCATTTATTTGGCTACCATCGCTGATGCCAACCCAACCAGTCCTTCCAAAGTAATGGAATAA
- the SEC22C gene encoding vesicle-trafficking protein SEC22c, producing MSMILFACVVRVRDGLPLSASTDFYHTQDFLECRRRLKTLALRLAQYPGRGSAQGGDFDIHFSASGNVACMAICSRQCPAAMAFCFLETLWWEFTTSYDTTCVGLASRPYAFLEFDSIIQKVKWHFNYVTSTQVESSLEKIQEELEFQPPTVLTLEDTDVANGVMNGHTQMHLEPAPNFRMEPVTALGVLSLILNIMCAALNLIRGIHLAEHSLQVAHEEIGNILAFLIPFVACIFQCYLYLFYSPARTTKVVLMLLFICLGNVYLHGLRNLWQILFHVGVAFLSSHQILTRQLQEKQSDCGV from the exons ATGTCCATGATCCTTTTTGCCTGTGTGGTAAGGGTGAGGGATGGACTGCCCCTCTCGGCCTCCACTGATTTTTACCACACCCAAGATTTTCTGGAATGCAGGAGACGGCTCAAGACTTTAGCCTTGCGACTGGCCCAGTATCCAGGCCGCGGATCCGCACAAGGAGGTGACTTCGATATACA CTTTTCTGCTTCGGGGAATGTGGCCTGCATGGCTATCTGCTCCCGCCAGTGTCCAGCAGCCATGGCCTTCTGCTTCCTGGAGACCCTGTGGTGGGAATTCACAACTTCCTACGACACCACCTGCGTAGGCCTAGCCTCCAGGCCATACGCCTTTCTCGAGTTTG ATAGCATCATTCAGAAAGTGAAGTGGCATTTTAACTACGTCACTTCCACTCAGGTGGAGAGCAGCTTAGAAAAGATTCAGGAGGAGCTCGAGTTCCAGCCTCCCACGGTTCTCACCCTGGAGGACACAGATGTGGCAAACGGGGTGATGAACGGTCACACACAGATGCACTTGGAACCTG cTCCCAATTTCCGAATGGAACCAGTGACAGCCCTGGGTGTCCTGTCCCTTATTCTCAATATCATGTGTGCTGCTCTGAATCTCATTCGTGGAATCCACCTCGCAGAACATTCTTTACAG GTTGCCCATGAGGAAATTGGAAATATTCTGgcttttcttattccttttgtAGCCTGCATTTTCCAG TGTTACCTGTACCTGTTCTACAGCCCAGCCAGGACGACAAaggtggtgctgatgctgctCTTCATTTGCCTGGGCAACGTGTACCTGCATGGGCTGAGGAACCTCTGGCAGATCCTTTTCCACGTCGGCGTGGCTTTTCTGTCTTCACATCAGATACTGACACGGCAGCTTCAGGAGAAGCAGTCTGACTGTGGAGTGTGA